Genomic DNA from Ctenopharyngodon idella isolate HZGC_01 chromosome 1, HZGC01, whole genome shotgun sequence:
TGAAACTACCTTgaaacttgacttgacttagCATAGCCCTTGCTATGGCTCTGAATGTCAGACACTAACTTCTCAAGCAGGAAATGCAGTAAGGGCTGGTGCAAAATGCGGCAGCAGCATCTTGCAGTGGCACTTCCGGTGGCATCTCCAGCAGACAGGGACTGTCTCGGGCACCTGCCACTGACCAGTTACACGAttcaatgtaatatttttactgtaaaaactacatttgaaaaaaaaaaaaaaatagcaccaTATAGGCCTATAGCGTATGTAGTCTATATACACACAATTAATCATTCAAagatcttgattcaaacacaCAGGTGCTCTTATTCCTAaatgcactctaaaaaacactggcttaaaaacaacccaatttgggtgcATGATTCCTTTATTTTCtatcatattttacagtatagcatattttatttcatttttaatacatattgcctacatttaagcaTGTTTAACAtatattagaagtaaaaattaaacatttagaagtaactCGAGTGTAATggaccagtctctgttgtcctgtttccaccgtaacAGCGCTGGATCTCATGCCGGAGATGGCTCGTGTTCGGTGGGGGAACTGataacttcagaccgccgccTGCGTTTCACTCGTAGCCGAAAAATTCTGTGACTGTTTCaataacctgtccataaataatcagtgtacaattctgagaacatattttaacatcctaagtagtatttatattctgtatctttttgaataaaatcataaaattttatgcaagGCATAAAGGCGATACTCGTTTAGGTGACTCACATCGCCCCTGTATGTtgatttgcataaaattaaacgatatacagaacaataacgaatttatagataaaataaaatgtacacaaacctgtatttactgaagacatgcaccaatattacggagctgcactgctctctcaTGAAGAGGGCGCAAAAAGCCCACGATAAATAACTCAATccctgggttgttatgtctgacccaggagctgggtaatgcaaaaactatccaaacactggaaaaataacccaaaaGAATGACCCAAAAGGCTCAACACAGGATTTGGGTAGAAAAATAACCCaggattttttagagtgtgacaGTGATTCCGCTGTCTATTAAATCTATTAAATTACGATCACACCGTAATATTTATAGATACAGATATAAACACTATACttataacattttgtcagaacctcaagtaaaaaaaaaaaaaaaaatccagaatcataaattaaacttaaaagaATATAGGCCTATAAGACAGATAAAGTCTTTATACATTAACAATGATGTGGAACAATTATAATGCAGGATTGTGAGATGTTTTCTTACTTTAAAGACATGGCACTTCTAATAAAGATACTAATACTTTGTCAATATGAGAAGATTATCAGCGCCCCCTGTTGTACAGGTATTTACAAACCTCTTTGTGAGTCTTCAACTAGTCTTGCGTAGCCAGAGCTTCAAACTGActagactgtaaaaaaacaacaacttcatagcagctttcattggcgAAGGTTCACTCAGAGgccatctgactgacatgtaaagcaaccaatcacagttcctTTTGTTCGTAGTCATGTTTACGAGtgtgaaaaagaaaagtttatgtTCCCACAATAACAAACCggcatgcaattcattcaagaacgtCATGCAAGTTAACTGCAGCAATGgtgctgaaaatccagcatttcgttgatcctgataagcgaTGTACTCAGTTgatcagatgacgacttcgaaactCCCATATTGTTTCCCAGTTGGTGTGTCAtgtgcatcagacgttcagccagtGGTCcatgggcgtgacgtctgagacTGAGACTAGTCTTCAACTCCATTTTTTTCAAATCAGATTTTGACTTGACAAGACAAGAGAGGCTGTACTGAATTTAGGAAGTGTTTTGCTTGCTTCATGTTCATTGTGTAAGCAACATGAGCACAGGTGGCACAAAATACAGCCCTTACAACAAGTTGTATGACAACAAAAGGTGAGAAAGTGTGTGATACACACTTCATAGcagttatttagtttttaatataaattaaatgctTAGCTGTGGCAGGTCAAATCATTGCTGAGGAATAACTGACCTCAGAATGTTGTGACTGACCAATCAAGCATTTCATAGTGTAATAATATCAATTTAGATGATATTCTGTAACACAGCAGGTATGTGTTTTGATGTAAAGTCAATTTTTGCTCACTATTTGTTTAACACTATTATCTTATAAAGAAGCTATTCTAGCTAAACTTTAATTCTCAGTTGGTACATTTTGTGTTACtggttgtatttttttgttcagGAGTAGCGAGAAAGTAATTACTAAGGCTTTTGAGAAACAGGAGagtttttttagatatttttcctctttctccTTATGCAGCGATATCAGATTCAGtctgatatatttaaaatgagcCAGAGTCTTCCCACATTAAATCTTCTATAAACACAGATGCAGGAGGCAAGAGACAAAGGTATGGTAACAAATTAGAAAAGctttattgattaatttaatttgatcaaagttatataaaaaatattagcaAACATTCTTATAACAAGTTATCTGATGGAAGAAGTGCACATTGACACTATTTTGGATGGAGAAGACTCCTTAGCAGTTAAATGGTTAATATAGTAATATGACAATAGAAAATAGCAAGTACTTGAGAAAATGTGATTAAATGAGAGTAAAATGAATGTATATAAATGATAACTGCATGCAATATACTGCCGGTATAtatttgaaatgcatttttgCATAAAAGGACCATCTTTAATTTGATTCAAGGCAAGAAACTACCAGTCACCAGTTTTGTTGTTCACTGGTCAAACTTGagattttgctttttattacGCTTTATCTATTCCTTTTGTAGATTTCAGTTACAATAAAAAACTCAAAATCATTTCTCAAAATAAGTTTTGAACCAGACTATGTTCAGATTTCTGGTGTGGAAATGTATTCAAATTTGTGCATATTTATTTAGATAATGCTTCATTTGCATTCTTATTATCAACCTGTGGTGTCTTGCCTTAAGCTGATTTTAAACCTCACATGCTCAGAGTCCAGGGAACAGGTAGAAGTGCTTCGGAAGGGACATCCTGTCAATACACGGCATTAGTTTGGCTATTTTATCCTTTTCAACCTCTAATTGTTTGAATAGTGGGTCTTTCTCCATGCATGAGGTGACCTATAAAAAAGATCATATTTGAAAGTGACAAGAATGAAACTCCTGTATTCATTTTAGCTTGGCAAAGCACTGGAAGAGATTGTTTAGACTTTGGGCTGAAATAAAGCAAACCAATTTAAATGGGATTTTTAACATATTACCTTCCTGAACAACTCCATAATGTCATCAATATGAGCCCGTTTACAGAACACCTCCAGTATGTAACAGATAAAATAACTTCCCTCTACAACATCCCTGTACGCATGAATACCTGTGGAGATAAACCATTGGTAGGTTGAAGTACTTCACAAAGCAACCTAAACTTTGCTCATTATTGAAGAAACTCTGGAAAACATGAACAGATTGTTTCATTTGCTTTCATGGCATTTTCTTCTTCAAAGTGTTAATCAACATTAAAGAAACATTATTTTGGACAAcagttgctttatttttttaccagTTCGTTGAATATGAAGAATGAGTGTGAGCTACAAATCCATCTTATATAAACAATCAGTGTTTTCTGAGCACTTACCAGGGAGGCAGGACTTAAAACTGACAAAGTCTTTCTCAATGTGCACAGCTCTATGTGCGGCATCTGATTGTACTTTCAAACCTCCTGTGTGTTCTGGACAGAAAAACGGTTAACGGTATGGATGACAATATTACagtaaatccagaaaaaaatatataaatatggagTACAAAGAGAAACAGCAATATGATTAAAGGAGTTGAGTTTTATCAGTCATGTCGCACCTCCTCTGCAGGCTTGGATCAGAATAACCTTTGGTTTATCAATCAGAGCAGGACAATTTACTGAGTTCAGATGGGTGAAGATTTCGTCAACAAAGAAGACATCATCGGGATTGTGCTGGCGATGATAGTTGACACCTAAAATGGCATCTTTATTTTGGATTATGTCCCCATGAGACATCAGAACCACAAAGGTGCTGTCCGAGTCTCTATGGCCGGGAGATGCAGCAAAGTTCCTGACTGCAGCATCTATTTgctgtgaataaaataaaatgaaaataacagaCATGCATAGTATaaagtgcatttttttaattaaactagATGTAGTCAGtcaagacaaactttgatgttggcttgagaaagactgaccagaaagtttgaagaagttttaaaagcttgaaatttgaaggttttcagtttgaagtttaaagtaatttcatcttaaaatttaaagacaaacagatcaattgacccttcgcaaagacccgcctcccttagttactgttgctttgtccgacaagccatggcgctgtcacgccacacaaggtgaaaaatacatcggggagcaaagaggacactgacaacacgtcgacagacaagacagagcaggttacttatgatattaaacaaagtcccagctttcaaattgtgtaatttaagaaattcgaacaataaaaaccgttttgtggatctttaatgtgtcatgacagattgctgtagcgtctcagctcaagcggctcgtgaaccgatcatctcttcctactagttaatttataacatcaaataaacatgaatgaacatcagaaggaatgttgtttcaaatgcggaaagatgtcagtacacaccatttttcaagttcaagtccaccgaggttaatcttctaatttCTGACTGCTTTttcagacaaaatggcggattcggcgttatgattggttagatcgcctgtcaatcaaactcccggcaaagggtcaattgatcaaaaagtcctagtgtgtgtctgtttagatttgaatttttgtgAGTTGAAGTTTGAACAGTCTTGGCTTACTTGAACATTTTGGCAATtaaagtctatgggattttatTCTGAGTTTTAATCATCATCTTTAGTAAAAATGTAAGTTCGATCAGTTAGAAAGTCTAGTCCTagagactaaaatgcatgtttgagctgttttaactgaaagcaacttgcactgacatatcttaaaatatgtcggtgtcattgttttgtctcaggaTGCACACCATGCCTTTTCTGAGACACATTTATAAGAAAcggaatgaaaatgaaaatatatttccatatatttacgatcaatatattaaatggtgtaaatataaagaaaaatatatgaaaaaaaaatattgccttaatatattacagtatattgaataatacacaGGAATTTGCCCCTTTTCATAAATtgcaaaatatgacaaaatatttacactgtaaagTGTAATTAGTTGAGTGCACTTATAACATCATATCATCAGTGTTTCTTGTTCTTATGCTGGACTGAAGCACAGACTCTACTCCAGCATAATGGTGACCCTTTAAatcctgtattttttttaaacacattgtgCACAAAACATTTggacatcaagaatcagtgtATGAATCCCAagaatggtgacatgcttcatgttgcaatgcattctgtGAGCTACCAAactatttcatgtattttacaaacgcagttacagcagccagaaattaaactaaagctaaaaagtcaagggtcaagagcccaactaaaacaaacactgacccccatgatggtgacctcaaacgaaacattttcaattaaacaacatctaaacctctgttaattctcaataagaaattctgtagacgtgtgacagaaataaagtcagtctggttagtaataagtgaagctggtaatgctgtttgtggagttgttcaaccctcctctgctgagatcttgagagatctgttagtgttaaTTGTTCATTGTGCTGTATGACGGGTAGTGTGCAAagcttatctatctatctatctatctatctatctatctatctaat
This window encodes:
- the LOC127508390 gene encoding caspase b-like, with amino-acid sequence MDVIKKLMIDALEELVDEDFKKFNWQLWNGLVTDMGPIPRAKLQKADRSDVVDHMVDKYSDEAGNIAVKALRNINQNHLAKTLESKLQEAHPPVQQETRNAPVSVEEQPIQSDWKRPDRITPSSQEFKNRILTEKRNDIYIPKDKSQRNRLALLITNIQFKHLSDRRGAEEDEKNMKWLLEALGYRVEKHTNFSGEQIDAAVRNFAASPGHRDSDSTFVVLMSHGDIIQNKDAILGVNYHRQHNPDDVFFVDEIFTHLNSVNCPALIDKPKVILIQACRGEHTGGLKVQSDAAHRAVHIEKDFVSFKSCLPGIHAYRDVVEGSYFICYILEVFCKRAHIDDIMELFRKVTSCMEKDPLFKQLEVEKDKIAKLMPCIDRMSLPKHFYLFPGL